The genomic stretch GAGTGCCAACTACTAGGCGACAACCCTCGGCCGCCGCGGCCGGCAGCACGCCACCGGCGGCAATTTGGCTGAGGGACAACTGGCTGCGGTTGTTGGTGCACGTCGGCGCCTGGATCCCGCTGGCGCTCATCGTCTACGGATTCGTGACCAACCAGCTGACGGTCAATCCGATCCAGGCGGCCACCCTGCGCACCGGCAAGACCGCCCTCGTCCTGCTCGTGTTGTCGCTGGCCTGCACCCCCTTGAACACCGTCTTCCGCTTCCGCAAAGCGCTCAAAGTCCGCCGCGCCCTGGGGCTGTATGCCTTCCTATACGTCGCCTTCCACTTCGCCATCTTCGTCGGGCTGGACTATGGCTTCAACCCCCAACGGTTGCTGGAGGCGGTGTTCGAGAAACGCTATGCTCTGGTGGGATTCACCGCCGGGTTGATACTGGTCCCCGTGGCAATTACCTCCACCCGAGGCTGGATGCGACGGCTCGGCCGCCGCTGGACGCGGCTGCATCGACTGGTGTACTTGGCATCGCTGCTGGTCATTGTGCACTACACCTGGCTGGTCAAATCCGACATCCGGGTGCCGCTACTGTACGGCGCCCTGGTGCTGGCGCTGCTGGCGCTCCGGCTCCGCCCCGTTCGCCAGTTGACCGCCGGCCTCGGGGGCCGCCTCCGGCGCCGCCTGGCCAGCTAGTCGGCACGGCAGAACGACAACCGCGACGGATCGGTGACACGACCCGTCGCGGTTGTCGTTCTTGGCTGTCGGGGCGGGCGGATTTGAACCGCCGTCCTCACGGACCCGAACCGTGCGCTCTAGCCGGGCTGAGCCACGCCCCGTGTCGATCCTTTGCGGATGACCTGCGCATTGTACCGCGAGCCGGCCGCCTGAACAAGCATCCTGACCCGGCGGACCCGAGCCCGACGGCCGCCAGCCTCGGGCGGTGAAGCCGCTTCCCCCCGGTTCGGCTGCCGGCCGGACGGCGTCCCAGGCTGACCGCTGAGGGCAACCGAGAGGTGCCCATGCCAGTTGAGGCTGGATTCCCAGCCCGCTGCTGGGCCGGAGCGAAGCACGGCAATCGTGTGCCGCAGCCGGGCAAGAGAGGGTTTCACCACCAGCCGCGCCTGCCCATCAGCCCTCGGTAAGGCGCCTGACGGGAAAGAGGTTGGGTCTACAGTCGATGGGACACGGGGGCCCGCCATTGGCGGCGGCCGACTCGCACCTCCGGCGGCGCTACGGGGGTGGGGCGCGGCCTGTGCGCAGCAGGCGGGAAGCCCATGGGGCAGGGGTCAGGCGTCGATGAAGACCTTGGAGGCGACCGAGGCCTCGCGGGAGGTCTGGGGCAGGGTGAAACAGAACAGGCTGCCGGTCCCTTCCTTGCTCTCACACCAGATCTGGCCATTGTGCAGTTCGACCATGGCCTTGGCGATCGAAAGCCCAAGGCCCATGCCGCCATGACGGCGGGTGAGATGCGATTCGACCTGGTAGAACCGGTCAAAGATGTGTTCGGTCTCGCTGGTGGGGATGCCGATCCCGGTGTCGACGACAAAGACCTTGGCATAGCCGCCTTCGCCCTCCGCCTTGACACCGATTTGCCCGCCGGGGTCGGTGAAGGTCAGGGCGTTGCGCACAAGGTTGGTGATGACGACGTCGATCTTCTCGCGGTCCCCCTCGACCATCAACGGGTCGTCTTCCGGTATGTCGTAGCCGAGCTCGATCTTCTTCTCGTCGGCCGTCGAAAGGAACCGGTTGACGACATCCACGACCAGGCGGGCCAGCGAGAACGGCTCACGCCGCACGCGAGACTGCCCCTCGTCCTTGTGGGCGATCGTCGAGAGGTCTTCGATGATCGTCTTGAGGCGCATCGAGCTGCGAATGATCACCTCCATCTGCTCGGCGTAGTCCTGGGGGATCACTTCCTTGAGGAAGGTGGCGTGGCCGAGAATCAACCCGAGGGGGGTGCGCAGCTCATGCGAAGCAATGGCGATGAAGTCGGACTTCATCCGGTCGAGGCGGGTCAGTTCGGTGTTTACCGTCTGCAGCTGGCTGAGCAGGCGGGCATTGTCGATTGCCACGGCTGCCTGGGCAGCCAGGGTCTCTAGGATGGACAGGTCATCTTCGGTATAATGGGCCTGCTCGCGCTTGTTGATGGCTTCAACCACCCCGATCGGCTCTTCTTTGATGAGCAGGGGGACGCCCAGCAGCGAGCGGGTCTCGAAGCGCAGGGTTTCATCGACGGCGCGGAAGACCCGCGGATCATTCGATGCGTCGTGCAACACCATCGGGCGGGCGTGATGGAAGATCCAGCCGGCGATGCTGCCCTTGAGGGGGACGGTAACCTCCAGCAGCTTCTGGCGCACGGGCCCGTGGACGGCCTCAAAGCGCAGCTCGCCTCTGGATGGTTCATACAGCAAGATCGAAGCCGCTTCGCTCTCGGTCAGTTCGACGGCGTTATCGACGATCGTCTGGAGGAGGAGCGGCAAGTCATGTGTCGACGCCAGCGTGCGGCTGATTTCGAGCAGCCTCTGGGTGCGTTCCAGCCGGACCTGGCGTGAGGATGGTTCGGG from Anaerolineales bacterium encodes the following:
- a CDS encoding sulfoxide reductase heme-binding subunit YedZ, producing the protein MPTTRRQPSAAAAGSTPPAAIWLRDNWLRLLVHVGAWIPLALIVYGFVTNQLTVNPIQAATLRTGKTALVLLVLSLACTPLNTVFRFRKALKVRRALGLYAFLYVAFHFAIFVGLDYGFNPQRLLEAVFEKRYALVGFTAGLILVPVAITSTRGWMRRLGRRWTRLHRLVYLASLLVIVHYTWLVKSDIRVPLLYGALVLALLALRLRPVRQLTAGLGGRLRRRLAS
- a CDS encoding HAMP domain-containing histidine kinase; translation: MPEPSSRQVRLERTQRLLEISRTLASTHDLPLLLQTIVDNAVELTESEAASILLYEPSRGELRFEAVHGPVRQKLLEVTVPLKGSIAGWIFHHARPMVLHDASNDPRVFRAVDETLRFETRSLLGVPLLIKEEPIGVVEAINKREQAHYTEDDLSILETLAAQAAVAIDNARLLSQLQTVNTELTRLDRMKSDFIAIASHELRTPLGLILGHATFLKEVIPQDYAEQMEVIIRSSMRLKTIIEDLSTIAHKDEGQSRVRREPFSLARLVVDVVNRFLSTADEKKIELGYDIPEDDPLMVEGDREKIDVVITNLVRNALTFTDPGGQIGVKAEGEGGYAKVFVVDTGIGIPTSETEHIFDRFYQVESHLTRRHGGMGLGLSIAKAMVELHNGQIWCESKEGTGSLFCFTLPQTSREASVASKVFIDA